Proteins from a genomic interval of Diprion similis isolate iyDipSimi1 chromosome 10, iyDipSimi1.1, whole genome shotgun sequence:
- the LOC124411034 gene encoding chitin synthase chs-2 isoform X3 translates to MRLTRYFTYIFVSVWKIIAFFVSSVVILHTRGYTVSHLFTMFGSAFGDHKITVTEVSTAAAGAVPDLLELLPNGDTETVTADFSTPIYVLLIQIFGAYFAYVFGKFACKILIQGFSYAFPVNLTIPVSISLLIAACGLRNGDPCFFHGTIPDYLFYESPPLSFLSGFISKQYAWVWLLWLFSQTWITLHIWTPKCERLASTEKLFVAPMYNALLIDQSMGLNRKRDDQPEVTVEDLAEIEKEKGDGDYETIYEQTDGSATPPSTVKNSDLVTRIFACATMWHENKEEMIEFLKSILRLDEDQCARRVAQKYLKVVDPDYYEFETHIFFDDAFEISDHDDNESQVNRFVKLLVDTLDEAASDIHQTRMHVRAPKKFPTPYGGRLVWTLPGKTKMIAHLKDKSKIRHRKRWSQVMYMYYLLGHRLMELPISVDRKEVIAENTFLLTLDGDIDFQPAAVKLLIDLMKKNKNLGAACGRIHPVGSGPMVWYQMFEYAIGHWLQKATEHMIGCVLCSPGCFSLFRGKALMDDNVMKKYTTRSDEARHYVQYDQGEDRWLCTLLLQRGYRVEYSAASDAYTHAPEGFNEFYNQRRRWVPSTMANIMDLLMDYKRTIKVNDNISLPYISYQILLMGGTILGPGTIFLMLVGAFVAAFQIDNWTSFYYNIIPILLFMLVCFTCKSNFQLLCAQMLSTGYAMIMMAVIVGTALQLGEDGVGSPSAIFLIAMSSSFFIAACLHPQEFWCIVPGIIYLLSIPSMYLLLILYSIINLNVVSWGTREVQVKKTKKEMEQEKKEAEEVKNKAKQKSLLGFLQNGGGSNNDEQGSIDISVAGLFRCMMCTHGTPSDEKQQLVAIAESLEQLGKRLETIEKAVDPQGHVSGRRRASSVGSRFVDPMNPIEENPVDENERDSDTETTVSQNTEAHRERPFLASPYWLEDEGLKKGEVDFLSPQEEQFWKDLLEKYLFPIDEDKAEKARIASDLKDLRDQSVFAFFMMNALFVLIVFLMQLNKDELHIKWPFGIKTNISYDESSQEVHISKEYLQLEPIGLVFVFFFALILVIQFTAMLFHRFGTFAHILASTTLDLLYCCKKTKDLSEEALLSKHAVEIVRDLQRLDGMEGDYDESTGSGPGRRKTIRNLEKSRRKTQAINTLDVAFRQRFFSMAEGAGLPRNMSTRRSTKAFKAFEGRRNSIMAERKKSQMQTLGANNIYGAAGNPLGIQPRPTRSSQISVKEVFDTHPGVVNHAYESEESPRNSLRMQSRITWRDPNSKV, encoded by the exons ATGAGACTGACGAGGTACTTCACCTACATATTCGTCTCTGTGTGGAAGATAATCGCTTTCTTCGTAAGCTCGGTGGTAATACTGCACACTAGGGGCTACACCGTGAGCCACCTGTTCACGATGTTCGGCAGCGCGTTCGGTGACCACAAAATAACCGTGACCGAGGTTTCGACGGCTGCAGCTGGCGCGGTACCCGACCTTTTGGAACTCCTGCCGAACGGAGACACGGAGACGGTAACCGCGGACTTCAGTACACCCATATACGTTCTGCTGATCCAAATATTCGGGGCGTACTTCGCCTACGTTTTCG GAAAGTTCGCCTGCAAGATTCTAATCCAAGGATTCAGCTACGCGTTCCCGGTGAATCTCACGATTCCCGTATCAATCTCGTTACTCATCGCTGCCTGCGGCCTCAGGAACGGGGATCCCTGCTTCTTCCACGGTACCATTCCCGACTATCTGTTCTACGAATCTCCGCCGCTGTCCTTCCTCAGTGGCTTTATCTCCAAACAGTATGCTTGGGTCTGGCTGCTTTGGCTCTTTTCCCAGACCTGGATCACCCTTCACATATGGACGCCGAAGTGCGAGCGTCTCGCCTCGACAGAGAAGCTCTTCGTGGCGCCGATGTACAACGCGCTGCTAATCGACCAGTCGATGGGATTGAACAGGAAGCGAGATGATCAGCCCGAAGTCACGGTGGAG GACTTGGCTGAGATCGAGAAGGAGAAGGGCGACGGGGACTACGAAACGATATACGAACAGACCGACGGCTCCGCAACTCCGCCGTCGACCGTAAAGAACAGCGATCTTGTTACGAGGATCTTCGCTTGCGCGACAATGTGGCACGAGAATAAGGAGGAGATGATTGAGTTCTTGAAGAGCATCCTCAGACTCGACGAGGACCAGTGTGCACGCAGGGTCGCCCAAAAGTATCTGAAAGTCGTTGACCCCGACTACTACGAGTTCGAGA CCCACATATTCTTCGACGACGCTTTCGAAATATCAGATCACGACGACAACGAGTCTCAGGTGAATCGTTTCGTCAAACTTCTCGTCGACACGCTGGACGAGGCGGCTTCCGACATTCATCAGACTCGCATGCACGTCAGAGCACCGAAAAAGTTCCCAACCCCTTACGGCGGTCGTCTCGTGTGGACGCTGCCTGGAAAGACCAAGATGATTGCTCACCTCAAAGACAAGAGCAAGATCCGTCACAGAAAACGTTGGAGCCAG GTGATGTACATGTACTATCTCCTCGGTCACCGACTAATGGAGCTGCCGATCAGCGTTGACCGCAAGGAAGTGATAGCCGAGAACACGTTCCTCCTAACCCTGGACGGTGACATCGACTTCCAGCCGGCCGCCGTCAAGCTTCTAATCGATTTGatgaagaagaacaagaaccTCGGCGCTGCTTGCGGGCGTATCCATCCCGTCGGTTCCG GCCCGATGGTGTGGTACCAGATGTTTGAGTACGCCATTGGACATTGGCTTCAAAAGGCGACGGAGCACATGATCGGCTGCGTACTTTGTAGCCCAGGATGTTTCTCGCTTTTCAGAGGCAAGGCTCTCATGGATGACaacgtgatgaaaaaatacacCACCAGGTCGGACGAAGCCAGGCACTATGTCCAATACGATCAGGGAGAGGATCGGTGGCTTTGCACTCTGCTGTTGCAGCGAGGCTACAGA GTCGAGTACTCAGCTGCCAGCGACGCTTACACCCACGCCCCCGAAGGTTTCAACGAGTTTTACAACCAACGACGTCGGTGGGTGCCTTCGACGATGGCGAACATCATGGATTTGCTGATGGACTACAAGCGAACGATCAAAGTGAACGACAACATATCTCTGCCCTACATATCTTACCAGATTCTCCTGATGG GAGGTACGATCCTTGGACCCGGTACCATATTCCTTATGTTGGTGGGAGCCTTCGTCGCCGCCTTTCAGATCGACAACTGGACCAGCTTTTACTACAACATCATTCCAATTTTGCTCTTCATGCTCGTCTGTTTCACTTGTAAATCTAACTTTCAA CTTCTTTGTGCCCAGATGCTATCCACCGGTTATGCGATGATCATGATGGCCGTAATAGTTGGTACCGCTCTCCAACTGGGCGAGGACGGAGTCGGCTCACCCTCCGCGATATTCTTGATAGCAATGTCAAGCTCGTTCTTTATAGCCGCCTGCCTTCATCCTCAAGAGTTCTGGTGCATCGTCCCGGGCATAATATACCTCCTGTCGATACCCTCGATGTACCTGCTTCTGATCCTCTACTCTATCATCAACCTGAATGTCGTTTCTTGGGGAACGAGAGAAGTCCAGGTTAAGAAGACAAAAAAG GAGATGGAGCAAGAGAAGAAAGAGGCTgaagaagtgaaaaacaaGGCAAAGCAGAAGTCGCTGTTGGGTTTCCTCCAGAACGGCGGCGGCAGCAACAACGACGAGCAGGGGTCGATAGATATCTCAGTCGCTGGATTATTCAGGTGCATGATGTGCACCCACGGGACACCCTCGGATGAGAAGCAGCAGCTAGTCGCTATCGCAGAGTCCTTGGAACAACTAGGAAAACGCTTGGAAACGATAGAGAA GGCCGTCGATCCTCAGGGTCACGTGTCGGGCAGGAGACGCGCGTCCTCCGTCGGATCGCGGTTCGTCGATCCAATGAACCCGATCGAAGAGAATCCGGTTGACGAAAACGAGAGGGACAGTGACACAGAGACAACGGTTAGCCAGAACACGGAGGCTCATCGCGAACGCCCCTTCCTTGCGAGTCCTTACTGGCTCGAGGATGAGGGACTGAAGAAAGGCGAGGTCGATTTCCTCTCGCCCCAGGAGGAGCAGTTCTGGAAAGACCTGCTCGAAAAGTATCTCTTTCCGATCGACGAAGACAAAGCTGAGAAG GCCCGCATAGCTAGCGACTTAAAGGACCTCCGTGACCAGAGTGTCTTCGCGTTCTTTATGATGAACGCCCTTTTCGTGCTGATCGTCTTCTTGATGCAACTGAACAAAGACGAGCTCCACATTAAATGGCCCTTTGGCATCAAGACCAATATTTCTTACGACGAGAGCTCTCAGGAG GTGCACATCAGCAAGGAGTACCTACAGCTCGAGCCGATCGGTCTCgtttttgtcttcttcttcgccCTGATCCTGGTCATCCAGTTCACTGCCATGCTGTTCCATCGCTTCGGCACCTTTGCGCATATTCTCGCCAGCACAACGCTGGACTTGTTATACTGTTGCAAAAAG ACAAAGGACCTCTCCGAGGAAGCGTTACTGAGCAAACACGCAGTCGAAATAGTTAGGGATCTCCAGCGTTTGGACGGCATGGAGGGCGACTATGACGAGAGCACCGGCAGCGGACCTGGAAGGAGAAAAACGATTCGTAATTTGGAGAAGAGTCGGCGAAAGACGCAGGCGATAAATACTCTGGACGTCGCTTTTAGGCAGCGGTTCTTCAGCATGGCCGAGGGCGCCG GATTGCCACGGAACATGTcgacgaggaggtcgaccaaggCGTTCAAGGCGTTTGAGGGGCGTCGAAATAGCATTATGGCTGAGAGAAAGAAGTCCCAAATGCAGACGCTCGGCGCTAATAACATTTACGGGGCGGCCGGAAATCCGCTCGGAATTCAGCCGAGGCCCACAAGAAGCAGTCAAATCTCCGTCAAGGAAGTGTTCGATACGCATCCGGGTGTCGTCAACCACGCCTACGAGTCTGAGGAAAGTCCGAGGAACAGTCTTAGGATGCAGTCGAGGATCACTTGGCGGGATCCCAACTCCAAGGTGTAG
- the LOC124411034 gene encoding chitin synthase chs-2 isoform X2, translated as MMKNQNGGVPEAVNVGPDEFSDDESSPLTAQEYAGSQRTAVPETKGWDVFRNPPIKIDSGSMANQKCLDVTLQITKALVYLIVFVIVLGSGVIAKGTILLMTSQLKANRTIFYCNRLLGRDKTFVVTLPEEERIAWVWCIIIAFAVPEIGTLIRSIRICFFKSWKKPTVGHFMLVFVMETFHVVGLALMFMSVLPDLDVVQGAMLTNCVCFVPGLLGLLSRNKKRDESRRFVLVLVDLAALAAQTTACVVWPLIDSSKPGLWLIPVALILVSCGWWENYVSVQSHLGIIKSLGRVKEEMRLTRYFTYIFVSVWKIIAFFVSSVVILHTRGYTVSHLFTMFGSAFGDHKITVTEVSTAAAGAVPDLLELLPNGDTETVTADFSTPIYVLLIQIFGAYFAYVFGKFACKILIQGFSYAFPVNLTIPVSISLLIAACGLRNGDPCFFHGTIPDYLFYESPPLSFLSGFISKQYAWVWLLWLFSQTWITLHIWTPKCERLASTEKLFVAPMYNALLIDQSMGLNRKRDDQPEVTVEDLAEIEKEKGDGDYETIYEQTDGSATPPSTVKNSDLVTRIFACATMWHENKEEMIEFLKSILRLDEDQCARRVAQKYLKVVDPDYYEFETHIFFDDAFEISDHDDNESQVNRFVKLLVDTLDEAASDIHQTRMHVRAPKKFPTPYGGRLVWTLPGKTKMIAHLKDKSKIRHRKRWSQVMYMYYLLGHRLMELPISVDRKEVIAENTFLLTLDGDIDFQPAAVKLLIDLMKKNKNLGAACGRIHPVGSGPMVWYQMFEYAIGHWLQKATEHMIGCVLCSPGCFSLFRGKALMDDNVMKKYTTRSDEARHYVQYDQGEDRWLCTLLLQRGYRVEYSAASDAYTHAPEGFNEFYNQRRRWVPSTMANIMDLLMDYKRTIKVNDNISLPYISYQILLMGGTILGPGTIFLMLVGAFVAAFQIDNWTSFYYNIIPILLFMLVCFTCKSNFQLLCAQMLSTGYAMIMMAVIVGTALQLGEDGVGSPSAIFLIAMSSSFFIAACLHPQEFWCIVPGIIYLLSIPSMYLLLILYSIINLNVVSWGTREVQVKKTKKEMEQEKKEAEEVKNKAKQKSLLGFLQNGGGSNNDEQGSIDISVAGLFRCMMCTHGTPSDEKQQLVAIAESLEQLGKRLETIEKAVDPQGHVSGRRRASSVGSRFVDPMNPIEENPVDENERDSDTETTVSQNTEAHRERPFLASPYWLEDEGLKKGEVDFLSPQEEQFWKDLLEKYLFPIDEDKAEKARIAADLIELRNKSVFAFFMFNALFILIVFLLQLNKDQLHIVWPLGVKTNITYIEETSEVHISKEYLQLEPIGLVFVFFFALILVIQFTAMLFHRFGTFAHILASTTLDLLYCCKKTKDLSEEALLSKHAVEIVRDLQRLDGMEGDYDESTGSGPGRRKTIRNLEKSRRKTQAINTLDVAFRQRFFSMAEGAGLPRNMSTRRSTKAFKAFEGRRNSIMAERKKSQMQTLGANNIYGAAGNPLGIQPRPTRSSQISVKEVFDTHPGVVNHAYESEESPRNSLRMQSRITWRDPNSKV; from the exons ATGATGAAGAACCAGAATGGCGGTGTTCCGGAGGCGGTAAATGTCGGTCCGGACGAATTTTCGGACGACGAGAGCAGTCCGTTGACTGCACAGGAATATGCTGGAAG TCAAAGGACGGCAGTTCCGGAGACCAAAGGATGGGACGTGTTTCGGAATCCACCGATAAAAATAGATTCTGGTTCGATGGCGAACCAGAAGTGCCTGGATGTAACGCTGCAAATCACGAAGGCCCTCGTGTACCTTATCGTCTTCGTTATCGTGCTCGGAAGCGGCGTCATCGCCAAGGGGACAATCCTCCTCATGACATCCCAGCTCAAGGCTAACAGGACTATTTTTTACTGCAATCGTCTGCTCG GCAGGGACAAAACGTTCGTGGTCACGTTGCCGGAGGAAGAGAGAATAGCCTGGGTATGGTGCATCATAATCGCCTTTGCGGTACCTGAGATTGGCACACTAATAAGGAGCATAAGGATCTGCTTTTTCAAATCGTGGAAGAAGCCAACGGTCGGACACTTCATGCTCGTCTTCGTTATGGAGACGTTTCACGTGGTCGGTCTCGCGCTGATGTTCATGAGCGTTTTACCCGACCTCGACGTTGTCCAGGGTGCCATGCTGACTAACTGCGTTTGCTTCGTTCCCGGGCTGCTCG GGCTGCTTTCTCGGAACAAAAAACGTGACGAATCCAGGCGATTCGTCCTCGTTCTCGTCGACCTCGCTGCCCTTGCTGCTCAGACTACAGCCTGCGTTGTCTGGCCGCTTATTGACAGCTCGAAACCTGGCTTGTGGCTAATCCCAGTCGCCTTGATCCTCGTATCCTGCGGTTGGTGGGAAAACTACGTCTCTGTTCAGAGTCATTTAG GTATAATCAAATCTTTGGGAAGGGTCAAGGAGGAGATGAGACTGACGAGGTACTTCACCTACATATTCGTCTCTGTGTGGAAGATAATCGCTTTCTTCGTAAGCTCGGTGGTAATACTGCACACTAGGGGCTACACCGTGAGCCACCTGTTCACGATGTTCGGCAGCGCGTTCGGTGACCACAAAATAACCGTGACCGAGGTTTCGACGGCTGCAGCTGGCGCGGTACCCGACCTTTTGGAACTCCTGCCGAACGGAGACACGGAGACGGTAACCGCGGACTTCAGTACACCCATATACGTTCTGCTGATCCAAATATTCGGGGCGTACTTCGCCTACGTTTTCG GAAAGTTCGCCTGCAAGATTCTAATCCAAGGATTCAGCTACGCGTTCCCGGTGAATCTCACGATTCCCGTATCAATCTCGTTACTCATCGCTGCCTGCGGCCTCAGGAACGGGGATCCCTGCTTCTTCCACGGTACCATTCCCGACTATCTGTTCTACGAATCTCCGCCGCTGTCCTTCCTCAGTGGCTTTATCTCCAAACAGTATGCTTGGGTCTGGCTGCTTTGGCTCTTTTCCCAGACCTGGATCACCCTTCACATATGGACGCCGAAGTGCGAGCGTCTCGCCTCGACAGAGAAGCTCTTCGTGGCGCCGATGTACAACGCGCTGCTAATCGACCAGTCGATGGGATTGAACAGGAAGCGAGATGATCAGCCCGAAGTCACGGTGGAG GACTTGGCTGAGATCGAGAAGGAGAAGGGCGACGGGGACTACGAAACGATATACGAACAGACCGACGGCTCCGCAACTCCGCCGTCGACCGTAAAGAACAGCGATCTTGTTACGAGGATCTTCGCTTGCGCGACAATGTGGCACGAGAATAAGGAGGAGATGATTGAGTTCTTGAAGAGCATCCTCAGACTCGACGAGGACCAGTGTGCACGCAGGGTCGCCCAAAAGTATCTGAAAGTCGTTGACCCCGACTACTACGAGTTCGAGA CCCACATATTCTTCGACGACGCTTTCGAAATATCAGATCACGACGACAACGAGTCTCAGGTGAATCGTTTCGTCAAACTTCTCGTCGACACGCTGGACGAGGCGGCTTCCGACATTCATCAGACTCGCATGCACGTCAGAGCACCGAAAAAGTTCCCAACCCCTTACGGCGGTCGTCTCGTGTGGACGCTGCCTGGAAAGACCAAGATGATTGCTCACCTCAAAGACAAGAGCAAGATCCGTCACAGAAAACGTTGGAGCCAG GTGATGTACATGTACTATCTCCTCGGTCACCGACTAATGGAGCTGCCGATCAGCGTTGACCGCAAGGAAGTGATAGCCGAGAACACGTTCCTCCTAACCCTGGACGGTGACATCGACTTCCAGCCGGCCGCCGTCAAGCTTCTAATCGATTTGatgaagaagaacaagaaccTCGGCGCTGCTTGCGGGCGTATCCATCCCGTCGGTTCCG GCCCGATGGTGTGGTACCAGATGTTTGAGTACGCCATTGGACATTGGCTTCAAAAGGCGACGGAGCACATGATCGGCTGCGTACTTTGTAGCCCAGGATGTTTCTCGCTTTTCAGAGGCAAGGCTCTCATGGATGACaacgtgatgaaaaaatacacCACCAGGTCGGACGAAGCCAGGCACTATGTCCAATACGATCAGGGAGAGGATCGGTGGCTTTGCACTCTGCTGTTGCAGCGAGGCTACAGA GTCGAGTACTCAGCTGCCAGCGACGCTTACACCCACGCCCCCGAAGGTTTCAACGAGTTTTACAACCAACGACGTCGGTGGGTGCCTTCGACGATGGCGAACATCATGGATTTGCTGATGGACTACAAGCGAACGATCAAAGTGAACGACAACATATCTCTGCCCTACATATCTTACCAGATTCTCCTGATGG GAGGTACGATCCTTGGACCCGGTACCATATTCCTTATGTTGGTGGGAGCCTTCGTCGCCGCCTTTCAGATCGACAACTGGACCAGCTTTTACTACAACATCATTCCAATTTTGCTCTTCATGCTCGTCTGTTTCACTTGTAAATCTAACTTTCAA CTTCTTTGTGCCCAGATGCTATCCACCGGTTATGCGATGATCATGATGGCCGTAATAGTTGGTACCGCTCTCCAACTGGGCGAGGACGGAGTCGGCTCACCCTCCGCGATATTCTTGATAGCAATGTCAAGCTCGTTCTTTATAGCCGCCTGCCTTCATCCTCAAGAGTTCTGGTGCATCGTCCCGGGCATAATATACCTCCTGTCGATACCCTCGATGTACCTGCTTCTGATCCTCTACTCTATCATCAACCTGAATGTCGTTTCTTGGGGAACGAGAGAAGTCCAGGTTAAGAAGACAAAAAAG GAGATGGAGCAAGAGAAGAAAGAGGCTgaagaagtgaaaaacaaGGCAAAGCAGAAGTCGCTGTTGGGTTTCCTCCAGAACGGCGGCGGCAGCAACAACGACGAGCAGGGGTCGATAGATATCTCAGTCGCTGGATTATTCAGGTGCATGATGTGCACCCACGGGACACCCTCGGATGAGAAGCAGCAGCTAGTCGCTATCGCAGAGTCCTTGGAACAACTAGGAAAACGCTTGGAAACGATAGAGAA GGCCGTCGATCCTCAGGGTCACGTGTCGGGCAGGAGACGCGCGTCCTCCGTCGGATCGCGGTTCGTCGATCCAATGAACCCGATCGAAGAGAATCCGGTTGACGAAAACGAGAGGGACAGTGACACAGAGACAACGGTTAGCCAGAACACGGAGGCTCATCGCGAACGCCCCTTCCTTGCGAGTCCTTACTGGCTCGAGGATGAGGGACTGAAGAAAGGCGAGGTCGATTTCCTCTCGCCCCAGGAGGAGCAGTTCTGGAAAGACCTGCTCGAAAAGTATCTCTTTCCGATCGACGAAGACAAAGCTGAGAAG GCAAGGATCGCCGCAGACTTGATTGAACTACGGAACAAAAGCGTGTTTGCATTTTTCATGTTCAATGCGCTGTTCATTCTGATCGTATTTTTACTACAATTGAACAAAGACCAGCTGCACATTGTATGGCCTCTAGGGGTCAAGACAAACATCACCTACATAGAGGAAACCTCAGAG GTGCACATCAGCAAGGAGTACCTACAGCTCGAGCCGATCGGTCTCgtttttgtcttcttcttcgccCTGATCCTGGTCATCCAGTTCACTGCCATGCTGTTCCATCGCTTCGGCACCTTTGCGCATATTCTCGCCAGCACAACGCTGGACTTGTTATACTGTTGCAAAAAG ACAAAGGACCTCTCCGAGGAAGCGTTACTGAGCAAACACGCAGTCGAAATAGTTAGGGATCTCCAGCGTTTGGACGGCATGGAGGGCGACTATGACGAGAGCACCGGCAGCGGACCTGGAAGGAGAAAAACGATTCGTAATTTGGAGAAGAGTCGGCGAAAGACGCAGGCGATAAATACTCTGGACGTCGCTTTTAGGCAGCGGTTCTTCAGCATGGCCGAGGGCGCCG GATTGCCACGGAACATGTcgacgaggaggtcgaccaaggCGTTCAAGGCGTTTGAGGGGCGTCGAAATAGCATTATGGCTGAGAGAAAGAAGTCCCAAATGCAGACGCTCGGCGCTAATAACATTTACGGGGCGGCCGGAAATCCGCTCGGAATTCAGCCGAGGCCCACAAGAAGCAGTCAAATCTCCGTCAAGGAAGTGTTCGATACGCATCCGGGTGTCGTCAACCACGCCTACGAGTCTGAGGAAAGTCCGAGGAACAGTCTTAGGATGCAGTCGAGGATCACTTGGCGGGATCCCAACTCCAAGGTGTAG